From the Gemmatimonadaceae bacterium genome, one window contains:
- a CDS encoding IS110 family transposase, with protein sequence KLALTACIRRLLTILNAMLKTQQRWQPGLATTA encoded by the coding sequence GAAGCTGGCGCTCACCGCCTGCATCCGGCGCCTGCTCACGATCCTCAACGCGATGCTCAAGACGCAGCAGCGGTGGCAGCCCGGACTGGCCACCACCGCTTGA